TTATACGGCATTGACAACAAATCATTGTTATTATATTTGTAACGTTTCCTGATTTACCTACACTTTCTGAGATCCGTTTTCCCCTTTTTTTAACTCGGTTGGGGAGATAAAAAAACGTGCAACAGCATTAAGCAAAATCGATATTAGCCATATCTAATAATTCAAGGCTTGCAGGTGCAGCTTTTTGTAACTTTCGTTAAGAAGGTTTGTAATTTTATGCACATTCAGGTTTGACAAAACATATACATAGTATCCAGTAGCGTTAAATGCATTCTTACCTAACTTAGGATTATCTGTTTCTATAGCCTGACATCAAAAATATATAAATTTACTCAAAAATGCCAAATGATTACCTCAAATCATCTCACTTCCAGGCTTCAGTTACTCAATGCCAAAATTGCGGTTAATTTATCAAAACGTTGTAATTTCTTGTTATTGAATATTCTTGGATATGTAGCCTTATTTTTCATTCACCAGCAGGTAAATTGGTTTTCATCTACGGGAAATCTATCTTCAGAATTGCTCCTTAATCGGGAGACCAACCTCTGGGTTCCAATTTTAGAAATCCTCACTTTAATTTATCTATTTAGTTTATATTTCTTGAGTCTGATAAACTGGCAAAGATTAAATTTTAAGATAGGTGAAATTTTTAGGCTCGGATTCCTGCTGGCTTTAATAGCCTGGTGCATTCTACCTGCTAATTCTTCCGATGTCTTTGCCTACGTTGGTTTTGGACGAATCGCTGGAATATATCACCTCAACCCTTATATCCACGGTTATTCAGAGATTTCTGATTTTTACTCTCGCTATGCTTGGTTCAAACAGTCTATGCCCTACGGAGCGATAGTCCTGCCTATCTTCATCCTGGCAGGCTTTTTGTCCCAACTAAATGTATTTGTGTCACTCTACTTTTTAAAGCTAGTTTCTCTGGTGGCTTATGGCTGTATCGTCTGGTTACTCTATAGCATTCTGAAGCCGTTGAACCTCAATACAAGCTACAGCTTATTTTTATTTGCGTTCAATCCATTTATTCTGCTGGAACTGATAATCAATGCTCACAATGACAGCCTGCTAATCCTGTTTAGTTTGTTAGCAATATTTGCCCTCCAGCGTCAGTGGTACACGGTAGCAGTGGGAATGGCACTACTATCTACCTTGGTGAAGATACCGGGAGCGGTCTTATTGATAGCGATCCTAGCTTATTTGATTCAGCAGCGTCAGTGGAAAGCTTTAATATACAGTTTAATTAGCAGCCTTATTCTCTTAGGTGTACTAAAAATAACTTTATTGCCAAATATAGAGGCGATAAGCAGCCTGGTTAACCCAAATTCCGAAGAAAATTCTATCTTCGGTGTGCTGCTTCGTCAGACTAAAAAATTTGGACTGTACGCAGAACTAAAAAATAACGGGTTCTTACGTATCCATTCAATATTGTTTGGAATCTTTTGCTTATGGCGCTTGCGGATGATCCGCGATTTCCATAGCTTGGTGAAGGAAACGATCTATCTAACCTTAGGTCTTGTAACCCTCTACTCGGTGCAATTTCGACCTTGGTATATCACTTGGCTAGTTCCCTATGCTGCGATCGCTAAGTCGGAACAACTACGGCAGATTATTGTCTTGTTCTCATTCACTGTGTTGACGTTCTATGCTGTTCCCAATCGATACCTTAGCTTTGAAGTGAATGCCATACAGTATATCTTGGCATATGGCGTTCCCTTAGTAGTGAGCGGCTGGATAGCAACCCATCCCAGGGTAAATACAGTATAAAAAGTAAAATAAGACTGTATCTTTGCTAGTAGGTTGGTACGGCTTGAATTTTAATTTACTAATTTTTATTTTGAACTGTTCACTAATCGCAAAAGTTTAGGGTACAAACTTAGAGCAATATTATAAAGATGTAGGATGTTCTCGATCTTCCATTAATAGTTGTTTGCTTGTTCATCTATGAAAAACTCTGCTGCTCGTACATCGGGATTACTCGCTACCTTGGCTTTGCTAATTACAGGCTGCGGGGGAACCAATACTGGTACAACTACCGCAACTAACACTTCAGCAACGCTAACATCTACTGCTATCCCCATCGGTATTGCCTTCGCCCAAACCAGCAACGTTGCCTTACTCGGTCAAGAGTTAACCGCTGGAGCCAAAATCGCTGAGAAGTATTTTAACGACAAAGGTGGCATTAATGGCACCCCAATTAAGCTAGTTTTCCAAGATACTGGGGGAGATGAAGCTGGAGCAATCAATGCCTTTCAAACCTTAATTAACAATGATAAAGTTGTTGGCATTGTTGGTCCTACTCTTTCCCAGCAGGCTTTTAGTGCCGATCCCATCGCCGAGCGTGCTAAAGTTCCGGTACTGGGAGCATCCACTACTGCCAAAGGAATTCCCCAAGTTGGTGATTACGTTGCTCGTGTCTCAGCACCGGTTTCCATCGTCGCTCCAAATTCTGTCAAGGCTGCACTCAAGCTTAATCCGAACATTAAAAAAGTTGCTGTTTTTTATGCTCAAAACGATGCTTTCAACAAGTCGGAGACAGAAATTTTTCAGCAAACAGTGAAGGAACAGGGACTTGAGGTAGTAACAGTACAAAAGTTCCAAACAACTGATACAGACTTCCAAACGCAAGCTACCAACGCTATTAACCTAAAACCCGATCTGGTAATTATTTCCGGTTTGGCAGCAGATGGCGGTAATTTAGTGCGGCAACTGCGTGAATTAGGTTATAAAGGCTTAATCATTGGCGGAAACGGTCTCAACACATCGAACGTGTTAACTGTATGTAAGGCGTTTTGCGACGGTGTGATGATCGCTCAAGCTTATAGCCCAGAGTACTCAGGTGAGATCAATACTGTATTTCGCAATGCTTATACTAATCAATACAACAAGCAACCGCCGCAGTTCAGTGCTCAAGCTTTTAGTGCGGTTCAGGTATATGTGGATGCTCTCAAAGCACTGGATCAGAAGACAAAAATCACACAGATGCCGCTGGCACAGTTGCGTACAGAACTTAACAAGCAGATGCTAAGCGGAAAGTATGCAACCCCACTGGGTGAAATCGGCTTCACGCCAGAAGGCGAAGTAATCCAGAAAGAGTTTTATGTTGCCCAAATCAAGATGAATCCTGATGGGAATAATGGTAAATTTGCTTTCTTGAAATAGTTGCAATAGGTCACGAGGGGCGAGTAAGGGAATTTTAGATTTTGGATTTTGGATTACACTCTTGCTTCCCCTGCCTCCCCTGCTTCCCCTGCTCCCCCTGCTCCCCCTGCTCAAAAAAGGCTCGCCCCTTGTCCCTCACCCCTCGCCCCTTCTTTGATGACGCTGGTTACTGCGAATCTTGTTGCAAGCGACGTAGAGATTCGCGTAATTTAGTCTGACTATTGGGTGCAGCTGGTTGTTGCGAGCGGTTTTGTGGTTGAGATTGCTCACGCTGGCGGCGTAAAGATTGCCGCAACCGATTCTGATTTTCGGGTGTAGCTTGCTGTTGTTGTGGACGGTTGGGAGATTGAGTTGGCACCCGCTGTCGTCTCGGTGCAGCAGCTTCAGATTGACGTGGTGATGGACTTGCAGCAGGCTTGGCAGGTTGAGCTGCTGGCGATGGTTTCGGACTTGTTGCAGCGCTGCGAGGTGTGGCAGAACGTTCAGGTGTCTGGGTAGCGGTTTCAGCCTGGCGTTTTTTACGAGCTGCTTCTGTTTTTCTACGGCGTTCACGGTTGCGACGCGATCGCTCTGAATTCTCTAGCTCAAAATCAACTTTGGCTGAAACCCCTTGTCTGGCACCGTTTGGCGTATCAAACTTCCAGCGCCTTGCTGCTCTGACAGCTGCTTCATCTAAATCCCTATTACCGCTAGATTCTGCAACTCGAACATTGGTGACATTCCCTTTGTCATCAACATCAACTTTGATTTTGGCGCTGCCTTCAACTCCTCGCTTTCTAGCCTGCTCTGGATATTTTGGTTTACTACAGTTACGACAAGATAGACGCCCTGAGCCGGAACCCGTGGGGTCGCCACTGCCACTTCCTTCTCCTTGTGGCGTTCCTTGTCTTGCTGCTCCAGGTCCGGTCGCAACTGAAGAGCCGCTTCCTGCTGCTTGACCAGTACTCCTACCACTTCCTTGTCCAGAGCTTGAGGTGCCGTTACCTGTAGTAGCGGTCCCTGTTCTGTTTCCTGAACCAGCAGCACTTTGTGGTGCGGTTGCTTGACTTTCCGTGGTGTTTCTGATTTCTCCCAACGTATTTCTTAAATTTGCATTCTCTTGCGGTTGTGTCTGAGCAGGAGGTGCTGCTGGCTGGGGCTTTTGTGGAGGTCGATCGACAGCAACGGGAGCAGGCTGAGGAATTGGTGCTGGTTTTTGCTGGGGCGCTGGTTCCCGCTTTAAGTCCTCAACTAGTTTCTGTGTGCGGTCAGGTGTAATAGGTGCAGGTTGTTTTTCAGCCGTAACTGCTGGTGGCGGTGGGGAAGGAGCGACACTAGGTGCCGGCTGCGGCACAGGTCTTGTAGCAGCCTTTGGTGGCGATGAAGGTGCTGGTGCAGCTTTAGGTCGTACTACTTCTATATTTGCTTTCGGGTTTGACTGACTACCAATTCTGCTAGAACCGCCTTCTGTTTGCCTTTCTGGTAGAGTCTCTTGCGGCTCTTGTGGTTTCACTGCTTCAGGAGTGGGCGGTGGATCGACGATTACGATTTCCAGCGGCTCTTCTTCAAGTTCAGGCGATCTATGCCAAAGATTGCTAAGACCTAAAGTTAGCACGCCCAGATGCAGCCCTAGAGAGCCAATGAGACTCCATGCGAGAAAAGACCTAAGAGATTGCGCTTCTTTTTCCCGCTGCTGCACGGCAATGCTGGAAAAGCTCATAATCGTCTATTGCCAAGTGTTATCAGTAACTTCAGTAAACCTACGATCTTTTAGAAGCACTTGTCAAGCAAACATTTGTACTGTAGCAATCGCTTTTGGCAAGCAGGAAATAAATGCTGAAGGCTAATAGGAGTAATAGTTTTAGCTAAACAGATGATTAATTCATGACATGGTTTAGCTCAATCAAGGCTAAAAGTGCTTGACATTGATTCTCATTGGGTTTAATTTCACTTGAGAAGGGATATCAGCGTCGGAAAGATGCAGCGATGGATGGAGTGATTGATTGGAATCTGGAATTCAGAGTCTGTTACTCCTATCTGCAGCATCTAAATTTATCCTTCCACCTTCATCCTTTAGGCAGTTAGTTTGTATGCTTCCTCAGCCTTTTTAACCAATCGCTTTAGAAAAATTACATGGGAATTAGTTATCTGTTTGCAGCGGGTGGTCTGGTCATGTGGCCACTGCTGGGATTTTCCATCTTGGCGATCGCACTGATTGTAGAACGTTTAGCTTTTTGGTTTCGCGTTAATCGACGGCAGCCCCGTGTGGTGCGGGAAGCCATCTCTTTGTATAAGCACGATCCGGCAGTTGCATTTAAAAAGCTAAAGCAAAATGCCGATTTGCCAATTGCGCGCATCTTTTTAGCAGCGTTGGAACTCGATCAACCGAATCCAGAAGAATTTCGCTTAGCACTGGAAAGTGAGGCTCAGGCAGAAATCCCGGTGTTGAAGCGGTTTAATACCATATTTGAAACAATCATCGGTCTTTCCCCCTTATTAGGTCTGTTAGGAACAGTTTTGGGGTTGATTAACTCATTTGCCTCACTGCGATTAGGTGACGTAGGAGGTGCTCAGACTACTGGCGTTACAGCTGGGATTAGTGAGGCGTTGATTTCCACCGCTACAGGGTTAATTGTTGCTATCTTTACCCTCTTTTTTGCAAATGCTTTTCGAGGTTTCTATCAGCGGCAGATGGCACTGATTCAAGAGTATGGGGGTCAGCTAGAACTGCTCTACCGCCGTCGTTATGAAAAAGGAGATCTTCAGTATGCGTCTACCCGATGAGCCGGAAATCCCGACGGCAATTAACATCGTACCGATGATCGATGTGATCTTCGCAATTTTGACCTTTTTCATTATGTCAACGCTGTTTTTAACCCGTTCTGAAGGGTTGTCAGTCAACTTACCTCAGTCACAGACTGCTAAAGTTCAGCCTTCAAGTCCAATTACGGTAACAATTAGCTCCCAGGGACAAATAGCACTAAACCGCAAGTCAATTCAACTGGAAGCATTAGATGGTCAGGTGCAGCAGATGATTGCACCGAATCAGGAAGCACTTGTAGTGGTGAATGCTGATAAAGCTGTGTCTCACGGTCAAGTTGTTGCCGTAATGGATGTATTGCGGCGGGTGCCTGGGGCAAAATTGGCGATCGCCACCCAGAGACCTTAACACTCCCCATGTCGATCGCGAGTAGGTTGCGATCGCTCTCCCCAGCAGTTGAACAGGTAGTCTGCGCCGGGCGCTTTCCCATCCTGCTGGGTGGAGATAGATTCTGAATTCATTTAGTTGTACTACTCAATGCGAATTATATCTTTGATACCTAGCCAGTTATGCTTACGAACTCCCCAAGCTAGCGTGAGAAGAGAGGTTAAGAAAACTACCGCAATTGCAATGCCAACAGGCAATTTCACAATCAAACTCGCTCCCATATAAGTCAAGAAGAATGTACAAGGAATTGTTCCTAGAAGAGTTGAAAGTGCATAAATTTTAAAAGAAAGTCTAGATAACCCTGCACCATAACTAACCAAATCAAAGGGCATAATTGGGAGGCAATGAGTAACGAACACAACCCAACCCAGATAAGCTTCTCCTTTGTGCTTCGAGAGATAAATTGCTTTTCCTGTTAACATTTGAACTGCCGTTCGTCCCAAGGTGCGTCCAAGAAAGTAGGCAATTAAACTACCTAAAAAAATTCCAACTACACCATAAATTCCAGCGATCAATGGTCCCCAAATAGCTCCAGCTGCAACTGTTATTGGAGTACCAGGAATCGGACTAATCACAATTGCTAGAGCTAATACGCTAATATAGGCTAACTTCCCAAGAAAACCAAGCTGATTAATAAATTGAATCACATTAGATGGCTCTAGGAAGTTTGCGCCGAATTGAGATAGTAATTTCCAGCCAGCTAACAAGCATAAGCATAGAAGAATTGAGGCAATGCTGTTCGGGTGAAGCAGAAAAGAATACAGCTTTTTGCGTCGATTCATAAACAAATTATCAAGAGGAATTTCTAAGTAATAGATTAATGCTTCGTTAGCGCATCACTGCTTTTGGGAATTGGCGCTTCAATGCAGGGAAAACTGGACAGGGAAGCCTGTTATCTAAGTTTTCTGGTTTGCTCCAGGTAAACGGCGCTTTTTGGGCAGCAGACATCCACAGTAGACGTTTAGCTCGTGTCATAGCCACATACAGTAAGCGAAACTCTTCAGCAGTCTTTAGCTGTTTTGCCTGTTCCCAAGCGGTTGTCACATCGGGTAGAAATTGCTCATGGAGCGCAGCACGAATTTGAGCGCGGGCAACTTCTGCTAAAGTAAAGTCGCCCAGAAAATGTGCCTGGGGTAGCACCCGGAAACTACCAGGAATCACGTTTTCGTGCAAAAACGGGATAAAAACGTAGTCCCAATCTAGCCCTTTAGCTTTATGCATCGTAATGATAGTAAGTTGACCAGAACGAGTGTAACGAGCTTCTAAGTCTTCAGTTTCCACCGGTTCAAATCGTTCTGAGCTGACAATTTCGTTTAACACTGTCAGCATTGCCGTCATTGAACTGTTTCCAGCTATTTGTTTAGCCACCCGTTCTGCCAATTTGTCAGCCGTTGCCAGCTCCGCCTGGTCGTAATTTAAAGTCAAAGCGAGGAAAGAAATCAGCTGGTACTGTGGTAATTCCATCCGAGCGCGGAGTAAACTGCGACATAGGTAACGCGCTTTTAGCACTGGCTCTGGCTGAGGTGGGTCTAAAGGACCAGGGTAGAGGAACTGTTCTGGCACACTGGCAAGAGCATTCAGGTCTTGAGTAGGAACCAGTTGGCGCTGCACCAGGACCTCTAAGGCAGCTTTCAAGTAATCGGGAGAATGGGGTCGGTCGAGGAATTGCAGTATGGCGAGAATTTCACTGGGAACATGGGAGCGGCGATCGCTCTCGGAAACCTCATAAAGTATAATTTCATGCTCGCGGCAAACAGGTGAAAGCGCTTGTGCCAACCATTTACCTTGCCGATTCTCCCGCACTAAAATAGCCGCACGGGTACCGGTTGGGTCTGCGGCAAATAAAGAAACCGCTCGTTCTCCGAGTAGTTCTACAGTGTGGTTAATGTCGCGCGGAGTGTATAATTCTAGTCCATGCCCAACTGGATTTGGATTAGCATCTGGTTGGGGGTCGTTTACATCCACTGGTCGAATTTTCTGAAGCCTGAATGGCAGTGCGGAGCCATGTTGAGCTTCTACCCCCTCGCCCCTCACCTCTCGCCCCTCGCCGCCATAAGCTCGATTCACCCATTCCAAGGTAAAATTCGCAGCTTCGATAATTATTCTGGTACTGCGACCCGCTCGATCCATCGTTGCTAGCTTTCCTTGAGCGTTGCAGTCTTCGCAGAAACGACGGAAATAAATTGGATCGGCTGGGGTGAAGGTAGAATTAATTGCTTGATTGGGGTCACCAACGCGGATTAGATTAGGAGCATTCGGTTGATCTGGGTTGCTGGCAAGAATTTCTAATAGTTTTGTCTGGAGAGGGGTAGAGTCTTGGGCTTCATCTTCAAAAACGGCAAAAACTTGATTTTGCTCAATCCGGCAGGCATTTTCGTTTTCTAGAACACGCAGAGCAGCTAGAATCATGTCATCGTAGTCGATTAGGTCACGCGATCGCATGAGATTTTGATATTGCTCATACAACCCCGCTGCGATCACCAAGATGCTATATTCATCGGTTGTCTGTTCGCTTAACTCTCGCAGCGATGCTGGTAACAGACCAGAACTTTTGGCTTCGTGGATCGCACTAGCAGCCAAATCGGTCAGCACTTCTGTTCGGAGAACAGACTGGCGACGCAACCGCTCTGTTTCTTCTCCGTCAAATTGACGACCTTCCAGCAACCGGGAATAGCGCCCTGGATGGGTGGCAATCCACTGCTCTACACAAGTACGGATTAAGCGGTGACTCTGATTTGGTGCGATTAACGTAGAATTATCAAGCTGCAACCCCGATAAATCTGGGTAACGGGAAGCAATATTAAGTGCTAAACCGTGGAGAGTATTAACAACAAAGCCACCTGGAGGTAAAGACAATTCCTCTCGCAGGTATTTGCGAATTTTAGCTTTGATATTGGCAGCAGCTGAGCGAGTAAAGGTGACGACAACCAGCGTTCGCCGTGCATGGAGTTGATAACGCGCGATCGCTAAGGCTGCTGCTGCTGCCATGCCAGTGGATTTACCAGCGCCAGGAACAGCTGAAACTGCCAATGGTCCACCCCGCCAGTCTGCCATTTGCTGTTGTCCGGGTCGAAGACTATTGCGGATGCGCTGCCAAGCCGTTGCCCGCAATGTTAACAGTGATTCCGTCGCTATTTCAGCAGGTAAAGCCTGGGAAGGTAGTTGGTCAGTAAAATTAGTCTCTGGCATATTACAGGGGCGAGGAAATAGGGTAGATTTTCTGAATTGTTGACAATGGCAAAAATAGCTCTAAAGATCTATCTTCCAAGTTGATAGGCTGTATCAACTGTTAATCTTGCCAGTTTTACTCAATTAAGTTTTCTTGTCCAGCTGCAAGCACTTCCTCTAGTAGCGGTGAGAGTTTTTTATCGAGTCTTCCAGCTCGGATCAATTCTGCGTAGGTGTCAGCTTCAATATCTAACAGTTTGTCTTGAATTTGCTCCATCACCAGAGTGCGTAACTGAGGATATTCTTTTTGCAGCTGGATAATTTCTTCTGTCAAACTCTGGAGTTGTCCTTCTACCAGTTCTGCTTGGTAGCGACAAAACTCTGGCTCAATTTCTTGATATTGACTTGCCTCAGATAGATAGTTCAATACCCGGTTCAGAGCGATGCTACGGGAAACAGCCTCTAAATATTTCTGACGCAGCGGTTGCTCACCAGTAAGTTCTAGCTTTTCAAGTAATATTTGGGTGGTTAAGCCCTGGACTAGGAGTGTAAATAAAACGACCCCAAATACAATGTCAATAATCACGTCCCGTCCCGGTAGGGTAGCTGGCACGCTCAATGCTAGAGCAATGGAGACAGAACCGCGCAAACCTGCCCACCACAGTACGGTTTGATCTCGTAATCCAATTTCGGACTTGACTAACCAGTTGCTTAAGCCTCCTAGTCCATAGATGGCGATCGCTCGCGTCAAAATAAGTGCCCCAATCGTAATCGCAATCAAACCCAAATTTTCT
This window of the Chroococcidiopsis sp. CCMEE 29 genome carries:
- a CDS encoding ABC transporter substrate-binding protein, producing MKNSAARTSGLLATLALLITGCGGTNTGTTTATNTSATLTSTAIPIGIAFAQTSNVALLGQELTAGAKIAEKYFNDKGGINGTPIKLVFQDTGGDEAGAINAFQTLINNDKVVGIVGPTLSQQAFSADPIAERAKVPVLGASTTAKGIPQVGDYVARVSAPVSIVAPNSVKAALKLNPNIKKVAVFYAQNDAFNKSETEIFQQTVKEQGLEVVTVQKFQTTDTDFQTQATNAINLKPDLVIISGLAADGGNLVRQLRELGYKGLIIGGNGLNTSNVLTVCKAFCDGVMIAQAYSPEYSGEINTVFRNAYTNQYNKQPPQFSAQAFSAVQVYVDALKALDQKTKITQMPLAQLRTELNKQMLSGKYATPLGEIGFTPEGEVIQKEFYVAQIKMNPDGNNGKFAFLK
- a CDS encoding energy transducer TonB → MSFSSIAVQQREKEAQSLRSFLAWSLIGSLGLHLGVLTLGLSNLWHRSPELEEEPLEIVIVDPPPTPEAVKPQEPQETLPERQTEGGSSRIGSQSNPKANIEVVRPKAAPAPSSPPKAATRPVPQPAPSVAPSPPPPAVTAEKQPAPITPDRTQKLVEDLKREPAPQQKPAPIPQPAPVAVDRPPQKPQPAAPPAQTQPQENANLRNTLGEIRNTTESQATAPQSAAGSGNRTGTATTGNGTSSSGQGSGRSTGQAAGSGSSVATGPGAARQGTPQGEGSGSGDPTGSGSGRLSCRNCSKPKYPEQARKRGVEGSAKIKVDVDDKGNVTNVRVAESSGNRDLDEAAVRAARRWKFDTPNGARQGVSAKVDFELENSERSRRNRERRRKTEAARKKRQAETATQTPERSATPRSAATSPKPSPAAQPAKPAASPSPRQSEAAAPRRQRVPTQSPNRPQQQQATPENQNRLRQSLRRQREQSQPQNRSQQPAAPNSQTKLRESLRRLQQDSQ
- a CDS encoding MotA/TolQ/ExbB proton channel family protein produces the protein MGISYLFAAGGLVMWPLLGFSILAIALIVERLAFWFRVNRRQPRVVREAISLYKHDPAVAFKKLKQNADLPIARIFLAALELDQPNPEEFRLALESEAQAEIPVLKRFNTIFETIIGLSPLLGLLGTVLGLINSFASLRLGDVGGAQTTGVTAGISEALISTATGLIVAIFTLFFANAFRGFYQRQMALIQEYGGQLELLYRRRYEKGDLQYASTR
- a CDS encoding biopolymer transporter ExbD, translated to MRLPDEPEIPTAINIVPMIDVIFAILTFFIMSTLFLTRSEGLSVNLPQSQTAKVQPSSPITVTISSQGQIALNRKSIQLEALDGQVQQMIAPNQEALVVVNADKAVSHGQVVAVMDVLRRVPGAKLAIATQRP
- a CDS encoding TVP38/TMEM64 family protein, which encodes MNRRKKLYSFLLHPNSIASILLCLCLLAGWKLLSQFGANFLEPSNVIQFINQLGFLGKLAYISVLALAIVISPIPGTPITVAAGAIWGPLIAGIYGVVGIFLGSLIAYFLGRTLGRTAVQMLTGKAIYLSKHKGEAYLGWVVFVTHCLPIMPFDLVSYGAGLSRLSFKIYALSTLLGTIPCTFFLTYMGASLIVKLPVGIAIAVVFLTSLLTLAWGVRKHNWLGIKDIIRIE
- a CDS encoding ATP-dependent helicase; amino-acid sequence: MPETNFTDQLPSQALPAEIATESLLTLRATAWQRIRNSLRPGQQQMADWRGGPLAVSAVPGAGKSTGMAAAAALAIARYQLHARRTLVVVTFTRSAAANIKAKIRKYLREELSLPPGGFVVNTLHGLALNIASRYPDLSGLQLDNSTLIAPNQSHRLIRTCVEQWIATHPGRYSRLLEGRQFDGEETERLRRQSVLRTEVLTDLAASAIHEAKSSGLLPASLRELSEQTTDEYSILVIAAGLYEQYQNLMRSRDLIDYDDMILAALRVLENENACRIEQNQVFAVFEDEAQDSTPLQTKLLEILASNPDQPNAPNLIRVGDPNQAINSTFTPADPIYFRRFCEDCNAQGKLATMDRAGRSTRIIIEAANFTLEWVNRAYGGEGREVRGEGVEAQHGSALPFRLQKIRPVDVNDPQPDANPNPVGHGLELYTPRDINHTVELLGERAVSLFAADPTGTRAAILVRENRQGKWLAQALSPVCREHEIILYEVSESDRRSHVPSEILAILQFLDRPHSPDYLKAALEVLVQRQLVPTQDLNALASVPEQFLYPGPLDPPQPEPVLKARYLCRSLLRARMELPQYQLISFLALTLNYDQAELATADKLAERVAKQIAGNSSMTAMLTVLNEIVSSERFEPVETEDLEARYTRSGQLTIITMHKAKGLDWDYVFIPFLHENVIPGSFRVLPQAHFLGDFTLAEVARAQIRAALHEQFLPDVTTAWEQAKQLKTAEEFRLLYVAMTRAKRLLWMSAAQKAPFTWSKPENLDNRLPCPVFPALKRQFPKAVMR